A stretch of the Methanooceanicella nereidis genome encodes the following:
- a CDS encoding sugar phosphate isomerase/epimerase family protein: MKSICCYLFKDKILYLKEKYSNNIIAIENNAPCNISCLKPIMNIKNIRDFAYEHDVFINFDVSNCAATGKDILLSYDMIAPRVKSVHLSDFGGTKGMSHLIPGKGLLPLGMLLSRMKQFNFNGNISFEIDPKELENYEEGEIITLYKELIGYVKSYF, encoded by the coding sequence TTGAAAAGCATATGCTGTTATCTTTTCAAGGATAAGATACTTTATTTAAAAGAGAAATACAGCAACAATATTATTGCTATAGAGAATAACGCTCCCTGTAATATATCCTGTCTGAAGCCTATAATGAATATAAAGAATATACGCGATTTTGCATATGAACATGATGTTTTCATCAACTTTGACGTTTCGAATTGTGCAGCTACCGGTAAAGACATATTACTGTCATATGATATGATCGCGCCAAGGGTAAAAAGCGTGCATCTTAGCGATTTCGGCGGTACCAAAGGCATGTCCCACCTTATTCCCGGGAAAGGCCTTCTGCCATTGGGTATGCTGTTGTCACGGATGAAACAATTTAATTTTAATGGGAATATCAGCTTTGAGATCGATCCCAAAGAGTTAGAAAATTATGAAGAAGGGGAAATA